Proteins from one Setaria italica strain Yugu1 chromosome V, Setaria_italica_v2.0, whole genome shotgun sequence genomic window:
- the LOC101772726 gene encoding probable aquaporin TIP1-2 — MPVSRISVGAPGELSHPDTAKAAVAEFISMLIFVFAGSGSGMAFSKLTAGGATTPSGLIAAALAHALALFVAVAVGANISGGHVNPAVTFGAFVGGNITLLKAVVYWVAQLLGSVVACLLLKIATGGEAVGAFSLSAGVGAWNAVVFEIVMTFGLVYTVYATAVDPKKGDLGVIAPIAIGFIVGANILAGGAFDGASMNPAVSFGPAVVSGVWENHWVYWLGPFVGAAIAALVYDIIFIGQRPHDHLPTTDY, encoded by the exons ATGCCGGTGAGCAGGATCTCCGTGGGCGCTCCGGGCGAGCTGTCCCACCCCGACACCGCcaaggccgccgtcgccgagttCATCTCCATGCTCATCTTCGTATtcgccggctccggctccggcatgGCCTTCA GCAAGCTCACCGCTGGCGGCGCCACCACTCCTTCTGGCCTCAtcgccgcggctctggcgcacGCCCTGGCCCTCttcgtggccgtggccgtgggcgCCAACATCTCCGGCGGCCACGTCAACCCGGCCGTCACGTTCGGCGCCTTCGTGGGCGGCAACATCACCCTCCTCAAGGCCGTCGTCTACTGGGTGGCGCAGCTGCTGGGCTCCGTCGTCGCCTGCCTCCTCCTCAAGAtcgccaccggcggcgaggccgtggGAGCCTTCTCGCTGTCCGCCGGCGTGGGCGCCTGGAACGCCGTCGTCTTCGAGATCGTCATGACCTTCGGCCTTGTCTACACCGTGTACGCCACCGCCGTGGACCCCAAGAAGGGCGACCTCGGCGTCATCGCGCCCATCGCCATCGGCTTCATCGTCGGCGCCAacatcctcgccggcggcgccttcGACGGCGCCTCCATGAACCCCGCCGTGTCCTTCGGCCCGGCCGTCGTCAGCGGCGTCTGGGAGAACCACTGGGTGTACTGGCTCGGGCCCTTCGtcggcgccgccatcgccgcgctCGTCTACGACATCATCTTCATCGGACAGCGCCCGCACGACCACCTGCCAACCACAGACTACTGA
- the LOC101773136 gene encoding vacuolar fusion protein MON1 homolog isoform X2: protein MDPPNPNPNPNPTDAQPQAAAGARLAALSLRGGRDLPPDFHTAEIHEHRTDDDDDDDDDEGYLTAASRGGSSTCAWKEAPEGLRDDDKDGDDVSPPSPSSSGYAGERGSSLDDDPEPEPDPEPAQDWPRDKKHLDEDDASSSWRKRKKHFFILSNSGKPIYSRYGDEHKLAGFSATLQAIISFVENSGDHIKFVRAGKHQIVFLVKGPIYLVCISCTEESYEGLRGQLELMYGQLLLILTKSVNRCFEKNPKFDMAPLLGGTDAVFLSLIHAFSWNPATFLHAYTCLPLAQSTRQAASAVLQDVADSGVLFALLMCDHKVISLVGAQKATLHPDDILLLANFILSSESFRTSESFSPICLPRYNPMAFLYAYVHFFDEHTYLTLLTTRSDAFYDLKDPRARIQNVLMKSNVLIEVQRSLRESALHVEDLPTDPSSQSASQPPQSSRDMSSQSLSFEMIGGPAGLWHFIYKSIYLDQYVSSEFPSCISNQKQQKRLYKAYQKLYASMHDKATGPQKTQFRRGEDYVLFCWITQDFELYAAFNPLADKTQAIKMCNRVCQWVRDLENEIFVYGESALSW, encoded by the exons ATGGATCcaccaaaccctaaccctaaccccaaCCCCACCGACGCCCAGCCCCAAGCCGCAGCCGGAGCCAGGCTCGCCGCCCTCTCCCTTCGCGGCGGCAGGGACCTCCCCCCGGACTTCCACACCGCCGAGATCCACGAGCACcgcaccgacgacgacgacgacgacgacgacgacgagggctACCTCACCGCCGCGTCCAGAGGCGGGAGCAGCACCTGCGCGTGGAAGGAGGCGCCCGAGGGCCTCCGCGACGACGACAAGGACGGGGACGACGTCTCCCCGCCCAGCCCCAGCAGCAGCGGTTACGCTGGCGAGCGGGGAAGCAGCCTCGACGACGATCCCGAACCCGAACCCGACCCCGAGCCCGCCCAGGATTGGCCGCGCGACAAAAAGCATCTCGACGAG GATGATGCATCATCTtcgtggaggaagaggaagaagcatTTCTTCATCTTGAGCAATTCTGGGAAGCCGATATATTCCAG GTATGGGGATGAGCACAAACTAGCCGGCTTTTCTGCTACGTTGCAAGCAATCATTTCCTTTGTTGAGAACAG CGGGGACCATATCAAATTTGTGAGGGCTGGCAAACATCAG ATTGTTTTCCTTGTGAAGGGTCCAATCTATTTAGTCTGTATAAGCTGCACGGAAGAGTCATATGAGGGATTGAGGGGGCAACTAGAGCTCATGTATGGCCAG TTATTGCTTATTTTGACAAAGTCGGTCAATAGGTGCTTTGAGAAGAATCCCAAATTCGATATGGCACCGTTGCTCGGTGGCACAGATGCAGTTTTCCTATCTCTTATACATGCGTTCAGCTg GAATCCGGCGACATTTCTTCATGCATACACATGCCTCCCACTCGCGCAATCAACAAGGCAGGCAGCTAGtgctgttttgcaggatgttgcTGATTCAGGGGTTCTATTTGCACTGTTGATGTGTGACCACAAG GTTATTAGTCTCGTGGGAGCACAAAAGGCAACTTTGCATCCTGATGATATTTTATTACTCGCGAATTTCATACTGTCCTCTGAATCTTTTAG AACTTCAGAGTCTTTTTCACCCATATGTTTGCCAAGATACAATCCTATGGCCTTCTTGTATGCTTATGTTCACTTTTTTGAT GAACATACATACTTGACTTTGCTTACTACGCGATCAGATGCCTTTTATGATCTCAAAGATCCCAG GGCCCGCATTCAAAATGTTCTCATGAAGTCAAATGTCCTCATTGAAGTCCAAAGATCTTTACGTGAGAGTGCACTGCATGTTGAGGATCTCCCAACCGATCCGTCTTCTCAATCTGCATCACAGCCTCCACAGTCCTCTCGAGACATGAGTTCTCAATCTTTATCGTTTGAAATGATTGGAGGACCGGCTGGACTCTGGCATTTTATATACAAAAGCATTTACCTTGACCAGTATGTGTCATCTGAATTCCCCTCATGCATTAGCAATCAAAAGCAGCAGAAGAG GCTGTACAAAGCTTACCAAAAACTGTATGCCTCCATGCACGATAAAGCAACTGGTCCACAGAAAACTCAATTCAGAAGAGGCGAGGATTATG TTCTTTTTTGCTGGATAACCCAGGACTTTGAGCTGTATGCAGCTTTTAATCCACTGGCTGATAAG ACCCAAGCGATCAAGATGTGCAATAGAGTATGCCAATGGGTGAGGGATTTAGAAAATGAGATATTCGTATACGGGGAAAGCGCCCTTTCCTGGTGA
- the LOC101772319 gene encoding pectin acetylesterase 5, with protein MAAVDLSKLVEEKRFWVASFLAAALLFTLSRYAAAPSSSPPPSPSYGHRLNALVDLTLVYDRGAVCLDGTPPGYHFLPGFGDGSHNWLLHLEGGSWCRNFKSCAQRKQTNLGSSDHMDTRAEFVGILSDDQSQNPDFYNWNKVKIRYCDGASFSGNVQHEVKNGTDFFFRGQRIWEAVMADLLSKGLSRAKQAFLTGCSAGGLSTYIHCDDFRALLPKTRTVKCLADGGFFLDVEDISGRRYMRAFYNDVARLQDVRKKFPHCSSDMEPGQCFFPREVAKSISTPMFILNPAYDVWQVEHVLSPQGSDPQNLWRNCRMDITKCSSKQLEVLQGFRKALLDAIDEFKTRREWGMFIDSCFIHCQSMKAITWHSPLAARINNKTAAEAVGDWFFDRREVKEIDCEYPCNPTCYNAVLDEPYKED; from the exons ATGGCGGCTGTGGATCTGTCGAAGCTGGTGGAGGAGAAGCGCTTCTGGGTGGcctccttcctcgccgccgccctcctcttcACCCTTTCCCGCTACGCCGCGGCCCCTTCCTCTTCCCCACCCCCATCCCCGAGCTACGGGCATCGCCTCAACGCCCTGGTCGACCTCACGCTCGTCTACGACAGGGGCGCAGTGTGCTTGGATGGGACGCCGCCGGGCTACCACTTCCTCCCAGGATTCGGGGACGGATCACACAACTGGCTCCTTCACTTGGAGGGCGGCAGCTGGTGCCGCAACTTCAAATCCTGCGCTCAGCGTAAGCAAACTAATCTCGGCTCCTCTGACCACATGGATACTCGCGCCGAATTCGTCGGCatcctcagtgatgaccaaTCTCAGAATCCAG ATTTTTACAATTGGAACAAAGTCAAAATAAGATACTGCGATGGTGCATCATTCTCTGGAAATGTCCAACACGAAGTCAAG AATGGCACAGATTTCTTCTTCAGAGGCCAGCGTATCTGGGAAGCAGTTATGGCCGACCTTCTGTCAAAGGGCCTATCCAGGGCTAAACAG GCTTTTCTTACTGGATGTTCAGCTGGTGGCCTCTCTACATACATTCACTGTGATGATTTCCGGGCACTTCTACCAAAGACGCGTACTGTCAAATGCCTCGCAGATGGTGGATTTTTTCTTGACGT AGAAGACATTTCTGGAAGAAGGTATATGCGGGCCTTCTATAACGATGTTGCTCGGCTGCAG GATGTGCGTAAAAAGTTCCCTCATTGCAGTTCAGATATGGAGCCGGGGCAG TGCTTCTTCCCGCGAGAAGTTGCAAAAAGCATCAGCACACCAATGTTTATACTCAATCCAGCATATGATGTTTGGCAG GTAGAGCACGTCTTGTCTCCACAAGGTTCTGACCCTCAAAATTTATGGCGAAATTGCAGAATGGATATTACCAAGTGTAGCTCAAAACAGCTTGAAGTTCTACAAG GTTTTAGGAAAGCACTGCTTGATGCTATAGATGAATTCAAGACTAGAAGAGAGTGGGGTATGTTCATTGACTCGTGCTTTATACACTGTCAGTCAATGAAAGCTATTACTTGGCACTCCCCATTAGCTGCTAGAATCAACAACAAG ACGGCAGCTGAAGCGGTGGGAGATTGGTTCTTTGATCGGAGGGAGGTAAAGGAAATAGATTGCGAATATCCCTGCAACCCGACATGCTACAATGCGGTTCTTGATGAACCCTACAAGGAAGATTGA
- the LOC101773136 gene encoding vacuolar fusion protein MON1 homolog isoform X1, giving the protein MDPPNPNPNPNPTDAQPQAAAGARLAALSLRGGRDLPPDFHTAEIHEHRTDDDDDDDDDEGYLTAASRGGSSTCAWKEAPEGLRDDDKDGDDVSPPSPSSSGYAGERGSSLDDDPEPEPDPEPAQDWPRDKKHLDEDDASSSWRKRKKHFFILSNSGKPIYSRYGDEHKLAGFSATLQAIISFVENSGDHIKFVRAGKHQIVFLVKGPIYLVCISCTEESYEGLRGQLELMYGQLLLILTKSVNRCFEKNPKFDMAPLLGGTDAVFLSLIHAFSWNPATFLHAYTCLPLAQSTRQAASAVLQDVADSGVLFALLMCDHKVISLVGAQKATLHPDDILLLANFILSSESFRTSESFSPICLPRYNPMAFLYAYVHFFDEHTYLTLLTTRSDAFYDLKDPRARIQNVLMKSNVLIEVQRSLRESALHVEDLPTDPSSQSASQPPQSSRDMSSQSLSFEMIGGPAGLWHFIYKSIYLDQYVSSEFPSCISNQKQQKRLYKAYQKLYASMHDKATGPQKTQFRRGEDYVLFCWITQDFELYAAFNPLADKTQAIKMCNRVCQWVRDLENEIFVYGESALSWQYHHCWGGI; this is encoded by the exons ATGGATCcaccaaaccctaaccctaaccccaaCCCCACCGACGCCCAGCCCCAAGCCGCAGCCGGAGCCAGGCTCGCCGCCCTCTCCCTTCGCGGCGGCAGGGACCTCCCCCCGGACTTCCACACCGCCGAGATCCACGAGCACcgcaccgacgacgacgacgacgacgacgacgacgagggctACCTCACCGCCGCGTCCAGAGGCGGGAGCAGCACCTGCGCGTGGAAGGAGGCGCCCGAGGGCCTCCGCGACGACGACAAGGACGGGGACGACGTCTCCCCGCCCAGCCCCAGCAGCAGCGGTTACGCTGGCGAGCGGGGAAGCAGCCTCGACGACGATCCCGAACCCGAACCCGACCCCGAGCCCGCCCAGGATTGGCCGCGCGACAAAAAGCATCTCGACGAG GATGATGCATCATCTtcgtggaggaagaggaagaagcatTTCTTCATCTTGAGCAATTCTGGGAAGCCGATATATTCCAG GTATGGGGATGAGCACAAACTAGCCGGCTTTTCTGCTACGTTGCAAGCAATCATTTCCTTTGTTGAGAACAG CGGGGACCATATCAAATTTGTGAGGGCTGGCAAACATCAG ATTGTTTTCCTTGTGAAGGGTCCAATCTATTTAGTCTGTATAAGCTGCACGGAAGAGTCATATGAGGGATTGAGGGGGCAACTAGAGCTCATGTATGGCCAG TTATTGCTTATTTTGACAAAGTCGGTCAATAGGTGCTTTGAGAAGAATCCCAAATTCGATATGGCACCGTTGCTCGGTGGCACAGATGCAGTTTTCCTATCTCTTATACATGCGTTCAGCTg GAATCCGGCGACATTTCTTCATGCATACACATGCCTCCCACTCGCGCAATCAACAAGGCAGGCAGCTAGtgctgttttgcaggatgttgcTGATTCAGGGGTTCTATTTGCACTGTTGATGTGTGACCACAAG GTTATTAGTCTCGTGGGAGCACAAAAGGCAACTTTGCATCCTGATGATATTTTATTACTCGCGAATTTCATACTGTCCTCTGAATCTTTTAG AACTTCAGAGTCTTTTTCACCCATATGTTTGCCAAGATACAATCCTATGGCCTTCTTGTATGCTTATGTTCACTTTTTTGAT GAACATACATACTTGACTTTGCTTACTACGCGATCAGATGCCTTTTATGATCTCAAAGATCCCAG GGCCCGCATTCAAAATGTTCTCATGAAGTCAAATGTCCTCATTGAAGTCCAAAGATCTTTACGTGAGAGTGCACTGCATGTTGAGGATCTCCCAACCGATCCGTCTTCTCAATCTGCATCACAGCCTCCACAGTCCTCTCGAGACATGAGTTCTCAATCTTTATCGTTTGAAATGATTGGAGGACCGGCTGGACTCTGGCATTTTATATACAAAAGCATTTACCTTGACCAGTATGTGTCATCTGAATTCCCCTCATGCATTAGCAATCAAAAGCAGCAGAAGAG GCTGTACAAAGCTTACCAAAAACTGTATGCCTCCATGCACGATAAAGCAACTGGTCCACAGAAAACTCAATTCAGAAGAGGCGAGGATTATG TTCTTTTTTGCTGGATAACCCAGGACTTTGAGCTGTATGCAGCTTTTAATCCACTGGCTGATAAG ACCCAAGCGATCAAGATGTGCAATAGAGTATGCCAATGGGTGAGGGATTTAGAAAATGAGATATTCGTATACGGGGAAAGCGCCCTTTCCTG GCAGTACCATCATTGTTGGGGAGGTATATGA